One Pseudomonas muyukensis DNA segment encodes these proteins:
- the relA gene encoding GTP diphosphokinase, which produces MVQVRVHQPVNNDGSINLEAWLDHVVSVDSQLDRPALKEACEFAQEVEKKGNPAKHSWADGTSSFQAGLEIAEILADLKLDQDSLVAAVIYRSVREGKVTLAEVGQRFGPVVSKLIDGVLRMAAISASLSPRQSLVLGSQAQVENLRKMLVAMVDDVRVALIKLAERTCAIRAVKAADDEKRLRVAREVFDIYAPLAHRLGIGHIKWELEDLSFRYLEPDQYKQIAKLLHERRLDRERFISDVMNQLQNELLATGVNADISGRAKHIYSIWRKMQRKGLEFSQIYDVRAVRVLVPEVRDCYTALGIVHTLWRHIPKEFDDYIANPKENGYRSLHTAVIGPEGKVLEVQIRTHAMHEEAELGVCAHWRYKGTDVKPSSNHYEEKISWLRQVLEWHEELGDIGGLAEQLRVDIEPDRVYVFTPDGHAIDLPKGATPLDFAYRVHTEIGHNCRGAKINGRIVPLNYSLQTGEQVEIITSKHGSPSRDWLNSNLGYVTTSRARAKIVHWFKLQARDQNVAAGKTLLERELSRLGLPQVDFERLAEKANVKTAEDMFAALGAGDLRLAHMVNAAQQLLEPERLEPVELIPRQARGIRAGKRSDIQIQGVGNLLTQMAGCCQPLPGDAIVGYITQGRGVSIHRQDCASVLQLAGKEPERMIQVSWGPIPVQTYPVDIVIRAYDRPGLLRDVSQVLLNEKINVLAVNTRSNKEDNTALMSLTIEIPGLDALGRLLGRISQLPNIIETRRNRTP; this is translated from the coding sequence ATGGTACAGGTGAGAGTGCACCAGCCGGTCAACAACGACGGCAGTATCAATCTCGAAGCATGGCTCGATCATGTGGTGAGCGTCGATTCGCAGCTCGATCGCCCGGCGCTCAAAGAGGCCTGCGAGTTCGCCCAGGAAGTCGAGAAGAAGGGCAACCCGGCCAAGCATTCCTGGGCGGACGGGACATCCAGTTTCCAGGCGGGGCTGGAGATTGCGGAAATTCTCGCCGACCTCAAGCTCGACCAGGATTCGCTGGTCGCCGCGGTGATCTACCGCTCGGTGCGCGAAGGCAAGGTGACCCTGGCCGAAGTCGGCCAGCGCTTTGGCCCGGTGGTGTCCAAGCTGATCGACGGCGTGCTGCGCATGGCCGCCATCAGTGCCAGCCTCAGCCCGCGCCAGTCGCTGGTGCTCGGCTCCCAGGCGCAGGTGGAAAACCTGCGCAAGATGCTGGTGGCCATGGTCGACGACGTGCGCGTGGCGCTGATCAAGCTGGCAGAACGCACCTGCGCCATTCGCGCGGTCAAGGCTGCCGATGACGAGAAACGCCTGCGGGTGGCCCGCGAGGTGTTCGACATCTATGCGCCGCTGGCCCACCGCCTGGGCATCGGCCATATCAAGTGGGAGCTGGAAGACCTCTCGTTCCGCTACCTCGAACCCGACCAGTACAAGCAGATCGCCAAGCTGCTGCACGAGCGCCGGCTGGACCGCGAGCGTTTCATCAGCGACGTGATGAACCAGCTGCAGAACGAATTGCTGGCCACCGGGGTCAACGCCGATATCAGTGGCCGGGCGAAACACATCTATTCGATCTGGCGCAAGATGCAGCGCAAGGGCCTGGAGTTCAGCCAGATCTATGACGTGCGCGCAGTGCGCGTGCTGGTGCCGGAGGTGCGCGACTGCTACACCGCGCTGGGCATCGTCCATACCCTGTGGCGGCACATCCCCAAGGAGTTCGACGACTACATCGCCAACCCCAAGGAGAACGGCTACCGCTCGCTGCACACCGCGGTGATCGGCCCCGAGGGCAAGGTGCTGGAGGTGCAGATCCGCACCCATGCCATGCACGAGGAGGCCGAGCTGGGCGTGTGCGCGCACTGGCGCTACAAGGGCACCGACGTCAAGCCAAGCTCCAACCACTACGAAGAGAAGATCTCCTGGCTGCGCCAGGTCCTCGAGTGGCACGAAGAGCTGGGCGATATCGGCGGCCTGGCCGAACAGCTGCGCGTCGATATCGAGCCGGACCGGGTCTATGTGTTCACCCCCGACGGCCACGCCATCGACCTGCCCAAGGGCGCCACGCCACTGGACTTCGCCTACCGCGTGCACACCGAGATCGGCCACAACTGCCGTGGCGCCAAGATCAACGGGCGCATCGTGCCGCTGAACTACAGCCTGCAAACCGGCGAGCAGGTGGAGATCATCACCAGCAAGCACGGCAGCCCGAGCCGCGACTGGTTGAACTCCAACCTGGGCTACGTCACCACCTCGCGGGCCCGGGCCAAGATCGTCCACTGGTTCAAGCTGCAGGCCCGCGACCAGAACGTGGCCGCCGGCAAGACCCTGCTCGAGCGCGAGCTGAGCCGCCTGGGCCTGCCCCAGGTGGACTTCGAGCGCCTGGCCGAGAAGGCCAACGTCAAGACCGCCGAGGACATGTTCGCCGCCCTCGGCGCCGGCGACCTGCGCCTGGCGCACATGGTCAACGCCGCCCAGCAGCTGCTCGAGCCCGAGCGCCTGGAGCCGGTCGAGCTGATCCCGCGCCAGGCCCGTGGTATTCGTGCCGGCAAGCGCAGCGACATCCAGATCCAGGGCGTCGGCAACCTGCTCACGCAGATGGCGGGCTGCTGCCAGCCGCTGCCGGGCGATGCCATCGTCGGCTACATCACCCAGGGCCGCGGGGTGAGCATCCATCGCCAGGACTGCGCCTCGGTGCTGCAACTGGCGGGCAAGGAGCCGGAGCGCATGATCCAGGTGAGCTGGGGGCCGATCCCGGTGCAGACCTATCCGGTGGATATCGTCATCCGTGCCTACGACCGCCCGGGGCTGCTGCGCGACGTGTCGCAGGTGCTGCTCAACGAGAAGATCAACGTGCTGGCGGTCAACACCCGCTCGAACAAGGAAGACAACACCGCGCTGATGTCGCTGACCATCGAGATCCCTGGCCTGGACGCCTTGGGGCGCTTGCTCGGCAGGATCTCGCAGTTGCCCAACATCATCGAGACGCGGCGTAATCGCACCCCTTGA
- a CDS encoding HAMP domain-containing sensor histidine kinase, whose protein sequence is MLDRHSLFWKLAVLLVGFCLLMIGLSYSWGRHMETQDAFLSEPARQVLRGYAAEAEQAWRGGGQAGVDAWLSGMHEREQGWLGVLDGDLQPLGSANLSSSQTQRLTRLRGVDWPMSRRSIGQPWLRLPFPQAPEQGMLVIELPERFNPGQYRLFWRVVTNGVIPGLFTLLLCVGLYRMLIVPLNQLREQANAWRADQLAARLDARTTQRRDELGELARAFDQMAERLQGTVTLQQQLLRDLSHEMRTPLSRLRVACDGETDLHRLRERLHREVDAMQQLVEDTLQLAWQDAERAPMNLEPIQLQALWDMLSENACYESGWAPERLRCELPADCWVQGNLNHLAQALENVLRNAIRHSPAQGVVRLSGRRHGHYWHIELEDDGGGVAEADLERIFAPFSRLDGSRPGDGGFGLGLSIARSAIERQGGRVWAVNGAQGLRVCLRLVAAPGGVSPGSPARLAPTG, encoded by the coding sequence ATGCTCGATCGTCATTCGCTGTTCTGGAAACTGGCTGTGCTGCTGGTGGGGTTCTGCCTGCTGATGATTGGCCTGAGCTACAGCTGGGGCCGGCACATGGAAACCCAGGATGCCTTCCTCTCCGAGCCGGCTCGCCAGGTGCTGCGCGGCTACGCCGCAGAGGCCGAACAGGCCTGGCGCGGCGGCGGGCAGGCCGGCGTCGATGCCTGGTTGAGCGGCATGCATGAGCGCGAGCAGGGCTGGCTGGGGGTGCTCGATGGCGACTTGCAGCCCCTGGGCAGCGCCAACCTGAGCAGCAGCCAGACCCAGCGCCTGACCCGCCTGCGCGGCGTCGACTGGCCCATGAGCCGGCGCAGCATCGGCCAACCCTGGTTGCGCCTGCCGTTCCCCCAGGCGCCGGAGCAGGGCATGCTGGTGATCGAGTTGCCCGAGCGCTTCAACCCCGGCCAGTACCGCTTGTTCTGGCGCGTGGTCACCAATGGCGTGATTCCCGGGCTGTTCACCTTGCTGCTGTGCGTGGGCCTGTACCGCATGCTGATCGTGCCACTGAACCAGCTGCGCGAGCAGGCCAATGCCTGGCGCGCCGACCAGTTGGCCGCGCGCCTGGACGCGCGCACCACCCAGCGGCGTGATGAGCTGGGCGAGCTGGCCCGCGCCTTCGACCAGATGGCCGAACGCCTGCAGGGCACCGTGACCCTGCAGCAGCAGTTGCTGCGCGACCTGTCCCATGAAATGCGCACCCCGCTCAGCCGCCTGCGGGTGGCCTGCGATGGCGAGACCGACCTGCATCGCTTGCGCGAACGCCTGCACCGTGAGGTGGATGCCATGCAGCAATTGGTCGAGGACACCCTGCAACTGGCCTGGCAGGACGCCGAGCGGGCGCCGATGAACCTCGAGCCGATCCAGCTGCAGGCGCTGTGGGACATGCTCAGCGAGAACGCCTGCTATGAAAGTGGCTGGGCCCCGGAGCGGTTGCGTTGCGAGCTGCCGGCCGATTGCTGGGTGCAAGGCAATCTCAACCACTTGGCCCAGGCCCTGGAGAACGTGCTGCGCAATGCCATTCGCCATTCGCCGGCCCAGGGCGTGGTCAGGCTCAGCGGGCGACGCCACGGCCATTACTGGCATATCGAGCTGGAAGACGACGGCGGTGGTGTGGCCGAGGCCGACCTGGAGCGGATCTTCGCGCCGTTTTCGCGGCTCGATGGCTCGCGGCCGGGGGATGGCGGCTTCGGCCTGGGGCTGAGCATTGCCCGCAGTGCCATCGAGCGTCAGGGCGGACGGGTGTGGGCGGTCAATGGGGCGCAGGGCCTGCGGGTGTGCCTGCGCCTGGTGGCGGCGCCAGGGGGCGTGTCGCCTGGTTCGCCAGCAAGGCTGGCGCCTACGGGTTGA
- the cysM gene encoding cysteine synthase CysM, whose translation MTLQYPTIADCVGHTPLVRLQRIAGATSNTLLLKLEGNNPAGSVKDRPALSMITRAELRGQIKPGDTLIEATSGNTGIALAMAAAIKGYKMILIMPDNSTAERKAAMTAYGAELILVTKEEGMEGARDLAEKLQAEGRGLVLDQFANGDNPIAHYNSTGPEIWQQTQGSITHFVSSMGTTGTIMGCSQYLKEQNPAVQIIGLQPMEGSAIPGIRRWPHEYLPKIFDASRVDRVVDMSQQEAEDTTRRLAREEGIFCGVSSGGAVAAMLRLSQEVENAVMVAIICDRGDRYLSTGLFDAT comes from the coding sequence ATGACCCTGCAGTACCCAACGATTGCCGATTGCGTCGGCCACACGCCTCTGGTTCGCCTGCAGCGCATTGCCGGGGCCACCAGCAACACCTTGCTGCTCAAGCTCGAAGGCAACAACCCGGCAGGTTCGGTCAAGGACCGTCCGGCGTTGTCGATGATCACCCGCGCCGAACTGCGTGGGCAGATCAAGCCAGGCGACACGCTGATCGAAGCCACCTCGGGCAACACCGGCATCGCCCTGGCCATGGCGGCGGCGATCAAGGGCTACAAGATGATCCTGATCATGCCCGACAACTCCACCGCCGAACGCAAGGCGGCGATGACCGCCTATGGCGCCGAGCTGATCCTGGTGACCAAGGAAGAGGGCATGGAAGGCGCGCGCGACCTCGCCGAGAAACTGCAGGCCGAAGGCCGCGGCCTGGTGCTCGACCAGTTCGCCAATGGCGACAACCCGATCGCCCACTACAACAGCACCGGCCCGGAAATCTGGCAGCAGACCCAGGGCAGCATCACCCATTTCGTCAGCTCCATGGGCACCACCGGTACCATCATGGGCTGCTCGCAGTACCTCAAGGAGCAGAATCCTGCGGTGCAGATCATTGGCTTGCAGCCAATGGAAGGCTCGGCCATTCCTGGCATCCGCCGCTGGCCCCACGAGTACCTGCCGAAGATCTTCGACGCCAGCCGTGTCGACCGGGTGGTCGACATGTCCCAGCAGGAGGCCGAGGACACCACGCGCCGCCTTGCCCGCGAAGAGGGCATTTTCTGCGGTGTGTCCTCCGGCGGTGCAGTGGCGGCGATGCTGCGCCTGTCCCAGGAAGTCGAGAACGCGGTGATGGTCGCCATCATCTGCGATCGTGGCGACCGTTACCTGTCCACTGGCCTGTTCGACGCGACCTGA
- a CDS encoding 2-hydroxyacid dehydrogenase: MRALLFSSQHYDQESFTRAAQGSALELHYQAARLTLDTAALAQGFEVVCAFINDELDAPVLERLAAGGTRLVALRSAGYNHVDLAAAQRLKLAVARVPAYSPHAVAEHAVALILALNRRLHRAYNRTREGDFTLHGLTGFDLHGKTVGVVGTGQIGAAFARIMAGFGCQLLAYDPYPNPELLALGARYLTLPELLREARIISLHCPLTEHTRHLINAHSLAQLQPGAMLINTGRGALVDTPALIDALKRGQLGYLGLDVYEEEAQLFFEDRSDQPLQDDVLARLLTFPNVIVTAHQAFLTREALDAIAATTLDNIARWAAGNPQNLVTG, from the coding sequence ATGCGCGCCCTGTTGTTCAGCAGCCAGCACTACGACCAGGAAAGCTTCACCCGCGCCGCCCAGGGCAGCGCCCTGGAGCTGCACTACCAGGCAGCCCGCCTGACCCTCGACACCGCCGCCTTGGCCCAGGGCTTCGAGGTGGTCTGCGCGTTCATCAACGACGAACTCGACGCCCCGGTGCTCGAGCGCCTGGCCGCCGGCGGCACGCGCCTGGTGGCGTTGCGCTCGGCCGGCTACAACCATGTCGACCTGGCCGCGGCGCAGCGCCTGAAACTGGCCGTGGCACGGGTGCCGGCCTACTCGCCGCACGCGGTCGCCGAGCACGCCGTGGCCCTGATCCTGGCCCTCAACCGGCGCCTGCACCGGGCCTACAACCGCACCCGCGAAGGCGACTTCACCCTGCACGGGCTGACCGGCTTCGACCTGCATGGCAAGACCGTCGGCGTGGTCGGCACCGGCCAGATCGGCGCCGCCTTCGCCCGCATCATGGCCGGTTTCGGCTGCCAGCTGCTGGCCTACGACCCCTACCCCAACCCCGAACTGCTGGCCCTCGGTGCCCGCTACCTGACGCTGCCCGAGTTGCTGCGCGAAGCGCGGATCATCAGCCTGCACTGCCCGCTGACCGAGCACACCCGCCACCTGATCAACGCCCACAGCCTGGCCCAACTGCAACCCGGCGCCATGCTCATCAACACCGGCCGCGGCGCGCTGGTCGACACCCCGGCGCTGATCGACGCGCTCAAGCGCGGCCAGCTCGGCTACCTGGGGCTGGATGTGTACGAAGAAGAGGCGCAGCTGTTTTTCGAGGACCGCTCCGACCAGCCGCTGCAGGACGACGTGCTGGCGCGGCTGCTGACCTTCCCCAACGTGATCGTCACCGCGCACCAGGCGTTCCTCACCCGCGAGGCGCTGGATGCCATCGCCGCCACCACCCTGGACAACATCGCCCGCTGGGCGGCAGGCAATCCGCAGAATCTGGTCACGGGATGA
- a CDS encoding META domain-containing protein: MKPLLTAALIASGLLGCAAQPSKLQQEQSYLLEWIGERPLIDYSHLTLTLASDGRAYGNAGCNHWFAPYTLDGERISFGKVGKTRKLCAPALMDQEKRFLQALETVQRWDVSPIEQIRFWPAEGKPLRFWPEEG, from the coding sequence GTGAAACCGCTACTGACCGCCGCGCTGATCGCCAGCGGCCTGCTGGGCTGCGCCGCGCAGCCGTCGAAACTGCAGCAGGAGCAGAGCTACCTGCTGGAGTGGATCGGCGAACGCCCGTTGATCGACTACAGCCACCTGACCCTGACCCTGGCCAGCGATGGCCGGGCCTATGGCAATGCCGGCTGCAACCACTGGTTCGCGCCCTACACGCTGGACGGCGAACGCATCAGCTTCGGCAAGGTCGGCAAGACCCGCAAGCTGTGCGCCCCGGCGCTGATGGACCAGGAAAAACGCTTCCTGCAGGCGCTGGAGACGGTGCAGCGCTGGGATGTGTCGCCGATCGAGCAGATTCGCTTCTGGCCTGCCGAAGGCAAGCCACTGCGGTTCTGGCCCGAGGAAGGCTGA
- a CDS encoding response regulator: MLDRLGIRSRVLLLALLPASLMALVLGCYFTWLQQSDLRTQLLQRGKMIAEQLAPLAAPALARQAPAQLERIAAQALEQSDVRAVAFLAADRTRLAHAGPSMLNQPPSGGTGTQLLQRTGNDATRYLMPVFGHHRDLATDAVPAEAERLLGWVEIELSHDGTLLRGYRNLFTSLLLILACLSLTALLALRMSRTINGPINRIKHAVNQLKDGHLDERLPAMGSHELDELAGGINRMAETLHSAHEELQHSIDQATEDVRQNLETIEIQNIELDMARKEALEASRIKSEFLANMSHEIRTPLNGILGFTHLLQKSELSPRQLDYLGTIEKSADNLLGIINEILDFSKIEAGKLVLDSIPFNLRDLIQDTLTILAPAAHAKQLELLSLVYRDTPLSLVGDPLRLKQILTNLVSNAIKFTREGTIVVRAMLDDEQEDSVQLRISVQDTGIGLSPQDVRTLFQAFSQADNSLSRQPGGTGLGLVISKRLIEQMGGEIGVDSTPGEGSQFWISLNLPKAHDDGEEQPLPALLGRRVAIVDSHDLARQALEHQLEDCGLSVTLFSSCEQLLQAVQAANQAGKPFDFAVLGVNLGSLGPEQLGQYLQQLEGLGCQCVALCPTTEQPLYLPYLPNAHGQLLAKPTCTRKIRRLLLELVQPRRPLSEQRVNSGQRVPKILCVDDNPANLLLVQTLLEGMGAEVLAVDSGYTAVQVVQDEPFDLVLMDVQMPGMDGRACTEQIRRWESSQSGQPLPIVALTAHAMANEKRALLHSGMDDYLTKPISERQLAQVVMKWTGLSLGAPPPERSPERLPDSGELKVLDPEEGLRLAAGKPDLAADMLAMLLASLAADREAIQAARNAADRTAIIERVHRLNGASRYCGVPQLRAACQRSETLLKQDSPQAQAALDDLDLAIERLAEQARQHA; encoded by the coding sequence GTGCTCGACCGATTGGGAATCCGCAGCCGCGTGTTGCTGCTGGCCTTGCTGCCCGCCAGCCTGATGGCCCTGGTGCTGGGCTGCTACTTCACCTGGCTGCAGCAGAGCGACCTGCGCACGCAGTTGCTGCAACGCGGCAAGATGATCGCCGAGCAACTGGCCCCACTGGCGGCCCCGGCCCTGGCCCGCCAGGCCCCGGCGCAGCTGGAGCGCATCGCCGCCCAGGCCCTGGAGCAATCCGATGTGCGCGCGGTGGCCTTCCTCGCCGCCGACCGCACCCGCCTGGCCCATGCCGGCCCGAGCATGCTCAACCAGCCGCCCAGCGGTGGCACCGGCACGCAGCTGCTGCAGCGCACCGGCAACGATGCCACCCGCTACCTGATGCCAGTGTTCGGCCATCACCGCGACCTGGCCACCGACGCCGTGCCCGCCGAGGCCGAACGGCTGCTGGGCTGGGTCGAAATCGAGCTGTCCCACGACGGCACCTTGCTGCGCGGCTATCGCAACCTGTTCACCAGCCTGCTGCTGATCCTCGCCTGCCTGAGCCTGACCGCCCTGCTCGCCCTGCGCATGAGCCGCACCATCAACGGCCCGATCAACCGCATCAAGCACGCGGTCAACCAGCTCAAGGACGGCCATCTCGACGAACGCCTGCCGGCCATGGGCAGCCATGAGCTCGACGAGCTGGCCGGCGGCATCAACCGCATGGCCGAAACCCTGCACAGCGCCCACGAAGAGCTGCAGCACAGCATCGACCAGGCCACCGAGGACGTGCGCCAGAACCTGGAAACCATCGAGATCCAGAACATCGAGCTGGACATGGCGCGCAAGGAAGCCCTGGAAGCCAGCCGCATCAAGTCGGAGTTCCTGGCCAACATGAGCCATGAAATCCGCACCCCGCTCAACGGCATCCTCGGCTTCACCCACCTGTTGCAGAAAAGCGAGCTGAGCCCGCGCCAGCTCGACTACCTGGGCACCATCGAAAAGTCCGCCGACAACCTGCTGGGGATCATCAACGAGATCCTCGACTTCTCCAAGATCGAGGCCGGCAAGCTGGTGCTCGACAGCATTCCGTTCAACCTGCGCGACCTGATCCAGGACACCCTGACCATCCTCGCCCCGGCCGCCCACGCCAAGCAGCTCGAACTGCTCAGCCTGGTGTACCGCGACACCCCGCTGTCGCTGGTCGGCGACCCGCTGCGGCTCAAGCAGATCCTCACCAACCTGGTGAGCAACGCCATCAAGTTCACCCGCGAAGGCACCATCGTCGTGCGCGCCATGCTCGACGACGAACAGGAAGACAGCGTGCAGCTGCGCATCAGTGTGCAGGACACCGGCATCGGCCTGTCGCCGCAGGATGTGCGCACCCTGTTCCAGGCCTTCAGCCAGGCCGACAACTCGCTGTCGCGCCAACCCGGCGGCACCGGCCTGGGGCTGGTGATCTCCAAGCGCCTGATCGAACAGATGGGCGGCGAGATCGGCGTCGACAGCACCCCGGGCGAAGGCTCGCAGTTCTGGATCAGCCTCAACCTGCCCAAGGCCCACGACGACGGCGAGGAGCAACCGCTGCCGGCCCTGCTCGGTCGCCGCGTGGCCATCGTCGACAGCCACGACCTGGCCCGCCAGGCGCTGGAACACCAGCTCGAGGACTGCGGGCTGTCGGTGACCCTGTTCTCCTCCTGCGAGCAACTGTTGCAGGCGGTCCAGGCGGCCAACCAGGCCGGCAAGCCGTTCGACTTCGCCGTGCTCGGGGTCAACCTCGGCAGCCTCGGCCCGGAACAGCTCGGCCAGTACCTGCAGCAACTCGAAGGCCTGGGCTGCCAGTGCGTGGCGCTGTGCCCGACCACCGAGCAGCCGCTCTACCTGCCGTACTTGCCCAACGCCCATGGCCAACTGCTGGCCAAGCCCACCTGTACCCGCAAGATCCGCCGACTGCTACTGGAGCTGGTGCAACCGCGCCGGCCCTTGAGCGAACAACGGGTGAACAGCGGGCAACGCGTGCCGAAGATCCTCTGCGTCGACGACAACCCGGCCAACCTGCTGCTGGTGCAGACCTTGCTCGAAGGCATGGGCGCCGAGGTGCTGGCGGTGGACAGCGGCTACACCGCGGTACAGGTGGTGCAGGACGAACCCTTCGACCTGGTGCTGATGGACGTGCAGATGCCCGGCATGGACGGACGCGCCTGCACCGAACAGATCCGCCGTTGGGAAAGCAGCCAGAGCGGCCAGCCGCTGCCGATCGTCGCCCTGACCGCCCACGCCATGGCCAACGAGAAACGCGCCCTGCTGCACAGCGGCATGGACGACTACCTGACCAAGCCGATCAGCGAACGCCAACTGGCCCAGGTGGTGATGAAATGGACCGGCCTGAGCCTCGGCGCGCCACCCCCGGAGCGCAGCCCCGAACGGCTGCCGGACAGCGGCGAACTGAAGGTGCTCGACCCGGAGGAAGGCCTGCGCCTGGCCGCCGGCAAGCCGGACCTGGCGGCGGACATGCTGGCCATGTTGCTGGCTTCGCTGGCGGCCGACCGCGAAGCCATCCAGGCCGCACGCAATGCCGCCGACCGCACGGCGATCATCGAGCGCGTGCACCGTCTCAACGGTGCCTCGCGCTATTGCGGCGTGCCGCAGTTGCGCGCGGCCTGCCAGCGCAGCGAAACCTTGCTCAAGCAGGACAGCCCACAGGCCCAGGCGGCGCTCGACGACCTCGACCTGGCCATCGAGCGGCTGGCCGAACAAGCGCGCCAGCATGCCTGA
- a CDS encoding response regulator transcription factor, producing MHPVSIHATHILAIEDDPVLGAYLHEELQRGGFHVTWCRNGLEGLEVAARQAFDLVLMDILLPGLNGLDALASLRRHSATPVILMSALGAEADRISGFERGADDYLPKPFSFAELRVRIEAILRRVAFERRAQAPREADAGQLQFDEQACDVSLAGTRAGLTPSEYRLLDTLHRSSDEVLSKPFLYQQVLQRGYSRHDRSLDMHVSQIRRKLKAIGYHERQVRTVWGRGYVFGAGEAD from the coding sequence ATGCATCCTGTATCTATCCACGCCACCCATATCCTCGCCATCGAGGACGACCCCGTGCTGGGCGCCTACCTGCACGAGGAACTACAGCGTGGCGGCTTCCACGTGACCTGGTGCCGCAATGGCCTCGAGGGCCTGGAGGTCGCCGCCCGGCAAGCTTTCGACCTGGTCCTGATGGATATCCTGCTGCCGGGGCTCAATGGCCTCGACGCCCTGGCCAGCCTGCGCCGGCACAGTGCCACGCCGGTGATCCTGATGTCGGCGCTGGGCGCCGAGGCCGACCGCATCAGTGGGTTCGAGCGCGGCGCCGACGATTACCTGCCCAAGCCGTTCAGCTTCGCCGAACTGCGCGTGCGCATCGAGGCGATCCTGCGCCGGGTGGCGTTCGAGCGGCGGGCCCAGGCGCCGCGCGAGGCCGATGCCGGGCAGTTGCAGTTCGATGAACAGGCGTGTGATGTCAGCCTGGCCGGCACCCGTGCCGGCCTCACCCCCAGCGAGTACCGTCTGCTCGATACCTTGCACCGCAGTAGCGACGAGGTGCTGAGCAAACCCTTCCTTTACCAGCAGGTCTTGCAGCGTGGCTACTCGCGGCATGACCGCAGCCTGGACATGCACGTCAGCCAGATCCGCCGCAAGCTCAAGGCCATCGGCTACCACGAGCGCCAGGTGCGCACGGTGTGGGGCAGGGGCTATGTGTTCGGCGCGGGCGAGGCGGACTGA
- the rlmD gene encoding 23S rRNA (uracil(1939)-C(5))-methyltransferase RlmD → MSRKKSNGGLRFQPAGGNRTPQVPVGKKQRLLIERVSGDGRGIAFVEGRTWFVSGALDGEDVEARVLAARGKVVEARLERVFQASAQRREAPCRHYARCGGCNLQHVPHADQLALKQRLLAEQLQRVAGLQPEAWAVPLSGPEFGYRRRARVAVRWDAKARHLDVGFRAEASQDIVAIDDCPVLVQPLQSIFRHLPTVLRSLSKPQALGHVELFSGTAQALLVRHVAALPAEDLARLAAFCAEAGAQLWLQGEGQPAPVDAAAQLGFALEPWGLELAWRPGDFVQVNAQVNSLMIQQALAWLAPQADERVLDLFCGLGNFALPLARQAREVVAVEGVQAMVERAEANARNNNVHNARFFQADLSQPLADAGWVAEGFSAVLLDPPRDGAFEVVQGIARLGAQRLVYVSCNPATLARDAQVLAGQGYRLKRAGILDMFPQTAHVEAMALFEAG, encoded by the coding sequence ATGTCCAGAAAGAAAAGCAACGGCGGCCTGCGCTTCCAGCCGGCCGGCGGCAACCGTACCCCACAGGTTCCCGTGGGCAAGAAACAGCGCCTGCTGATCGAGCGCGTGTCCGGCGATGGCCGGGGCATCGCCTTCGTCGAAGGGCGCACCTGGTTCGTCAGCGGCGCGCTGGACGGCGAGGACGTCGAGGCGCGCGTGCTGGCGGCGCGCGGCAAGGTGGTCGAGGCGCGCCTGGAACGTGTGTTCCAGGCCAGCGCGCAACGGCGCGAGGCGCCCTGCCGGCATTACGCCCGCTGTGGCGGCTGCAACCTGCAACATGTCCCCCATGCCGACCAGCTGGCCCTCAAGCAGCGCCTGCTGGCCGAGCAGTTGCAACGGGTTGCCGGCCTGCAGCCAGAAGCCTGGGCCGTGCCCCTGAGCGGGCCGGAGTTCGGCTACCGGCGCCGGGCGCGGGTGGCGGTGCGCTGGGATGCCAAGGCCCGCCATCTGGACGTGGGCTTTCGCGCCGAGGCCAGCCAGGACATCGTCGCCATCGACGACTGCCCGGTGCTGGTACAACCCTTGCAGTCCATTTTCCGCCACTTGCCCACCGTGCTGCGCAGCTTGAGCAAGCCGCAGGCGCTGGGGCATGTGGAGCTGTTCAGCGGCACGGCGCAAGCGCTGCTGGTGCGTCACGTGGCAGCGTTGCCCGCTGAAGACCTGGCGCGCCTTGCGGCATTCTGTGCCGAAGCCGGCGCCCAGCTGTGGTTGCAGGGCGAAGGCCAGCCGGCCCCGGTGGACGCCGCGGCGCAGCTAGGCTTTGCCCTCGAGCCTTGGGGCCTGGAGCTGGCCTGGCGGCCTGGGGATTTCGTCCAGGTCAACGCTCAGGTGAACAGCCTGATGATCCAGCAGGCCCTGGCCTGGCTGGCGCCGCAGGCCGACGAGCGGGTGCTGGACCTGTTTTGCGGCCTGGGCAACTTCGCCTTGCCCCTGGCGCGCCAGGCGCGCGAGGTGGTGGCGGTGGAAGGCGTGCAGGCCATGGTCGAGCGCGCCGAGGCCAATGCCCGCAACAACAATGTGCATAACGCACGGTTTTTTCAGGCCGATTTATCGCAGCCTTTGGCGGACGCCGGATGGGTCGCCGAAGGCTTTTCTGCGGTACTCTTGGACCCACCGCGCGACGGCGCTTTCGAGGTGGTGCAAGGCATCGCCCGGTTGGGTGCGCAGCGGCTGGTCTATGTATCGTGCAACCCGGCCACGCTGGCGCGAGACGCCCAGGTTCTGGCGGGGCAGGGGTACCGGTTAAAAAGGGCCGGGATTCTCGACATGTTTCCTCAGACGGCACATGTCGAGGCCATGGCGTTATTCGAAGCGGGCTAG